One region of Solea senegalensis isolate Sse05_10M linkage group LG14, IFAPA_SoseM_1, whole genome shotgun sequence genomic DNA includes:
- the LOC122780984 gene encoding intraflagellar transport protein 88 homolog: MSSNKITFEFPGPGIEARPLASSLGSWNHTTSPMGRPMTEVVQARAVTLGYRSSLTYGSSVDLLGQSRSRFPSIESNSEDMTEEIIILEKKVKDLIEESCMAKSTGDLQLALEKAKESGRNERVLANLREESGSWNINVVLTCSVLLNLANQYENNEMYTEALNTYQLIVKDKRFINGGILRVNMANIYFKKKNYTKAIKFYQMALDTISNDHKIMRMKIMQNIAMVFVHIGQYSGAITSLEHIMTESPNIRTGFNLVLCFYAIGDSERMKKAFQNLISVPLGIINKDKFIPSDDDNSANTAIEGTKKDKLHHMERNVNALALKYIITAAKLIAPVIETSLATGLDWCMDLVKSSQYSEAANDLEITKIINSLRKKDFNLHVVVETLKTLVRKDSSVKIAAATNLSSLYFLKTDYEQAKQYSDSAMNADSTNPTVLVNKGNTEFVKQEYKKATEFYKEALRSDSSSTEALYNLGLSNKKLNCLEESLDCFLKLHAILRNNAQVMYQLAHLYELLENPKEAIKWLMQVISLTPTDPKVLAKLGELYDHEGDMPQALQYYYESFRCFPSNIDVIKWLGTYYYKNQFFEKAIQHFQRASLIEPTHVQWQLLVASCYRKSGNYQKALDKYRDIHHRFPQNVQCLHFLVRLCADMKLKEGREYTTTLKKVVKMKETRELLKGSTENSLMGRPKMGAKKRAEDVTFTDLELRDDLLPE, from the coding sequence ATGAGCAGCAACAAAATAACTTTTGAATTCCCTGGCCCTGGTATTGAAGCTAGGCCTTTAGCTTCTTCACTGGGTTCCTGGAACCATACAACCTCCCCAATGGGCAGACCTATGACTGAAGTTGTGCAGGCTAGAGCTGTAACCCTTGGTTACAGGTCCTCCCTGACCTATGGATCATCCGTTGATCTTCTAGGCCAGTCCAGAAGTCGTTTCCCTTCAATAGAATCAAATAGTGAGGACATGACTGAGGAGATCATAATCctggaaaagaaagtgaaagacCTGATAGAAGAAAGCTGTATGGCAAAGAGTACCGGAGACTTACAACTGGCTCTTGAAAAAGCCAAAGAGTCAGGGAGGAACGAGAGAGTGCTGGCAAATCTAAGGGAAGAGTCAGGCAGTTGGAACATTAACGTAGTCCTTACCTGCTCAGTTTTGCTCAATCTTGCCAACCAGTACGAGAACAATGAAATGTACACAGAGGCTCTAAACACCTACCAGCTCATTGTGAAGGACAAGAGGTTTATTAATGGGGGAATTCTTAGAGTCAACATGGCAAATATctacttcaaaaagaaaaactatacCAAAGCAATTAAGTTCTACCAAATGGCACTAGATACAATTTCCAATGATCACAAGATTATGAGGATGAAGATCATGCAGAATATTGCCATGGTCTTTGTTCACATAGGCCAATATTCAGGTGCCATAACGTCACTTGAACACATAATGACTGAGAGCCCCAATATCAGGACAGGCTTCAACCTTGTCCTATGCTTCTACGCCATTGGTGACTCGGAGAGGATGAAGAAGGCCTTTCAGAACCTCATTTCAGTTCCTCTTGGCATCATTAACAAAGATAAGTTCATTCCATCTGATGACGATAACAGTGCAAATACAGCAATTGAGGGAACTAAGAAAGACAAACTTCACCACATGGAGAGAAATGTAAATGCCCTGGCTCTTAAGTATATCATAACTGCAGCTAAGCTCATTGCTCCAGTTATTGAGACTTCTTTAGCAACTGGTTTAGACTGGTGTATGGACTTGGTGAAGAGTTCTCAGTATTCTGAGGCAGCCAATGATCTGGAGATCACCAAGATCATTAACTCTCTTAGAAAGAAGGACTTTAACCTACATGTGGTAGTTGAAACCCTGAAAACATTAGTGAGGAAGGACAGCAGCGTGAAGATTGCAGCTGCCACCAACCTCTCTTCCCTTTATTTCCTGAAGACTGACTATGAACAGGCTAAGCAATATTCTGATTCTGCCATGAATGCTGATAGCACTAACCCAACAGTGCTTGTCAACAAGGGCAACACAGAGTTTGTCAAGCAGGAGTATAAAAAGGCCACAGAATTCTACAAAGAAGCATTGAGAAGTGATTCCTCTAGTACTGAGGCCCTCTATAATCTGGGTCTATCCAATAAGAAACTGAATTGTTTGGAGGAGTCTCTGGACTGCTTTCTGAAGCTTCATGCCATTCTGAGGAACAATGCCCAAGTTATGTACCAGCTGGCCCACCTTTATGAACTTCTTGAGAATCCCAAAGAGGCAATCAAGTGGTTGATGCAGGTCATCAGTCTAACTCCCACTGACCCCAAAGTGCTGGCCAAACTGGGAGAGCTGTATGATCATGAGGGGGACATGCCCCAGGCTTTACAATATTACTATGAGTCTTTCAGATGTTTCCCTTCCAACATTGATGTGATCAAGTGGCTTGGAACCTACTACTACAAGAATCAGTTCTTTGAAAAAGCTATTCAGCACTTTCAAAGAGCTTCTCTCATCGAACCAACGCATGTGCAGTGGCAGCTTTTGGTGGCAAGCTGCTACAGAAAAAGTGGAAACTACCAAAAAGCATTGGACAAATATAGAGACATCCACCACAGGTTTCCACAGAATGTACAATGTCTGCATTTCCTGGTGAGGCTATGTGCAGACATGAAATTAAAGGAAGGCAGAGAATACACCACCACGCTAAAAAAGGTGGTGAAGATGAAGGAGACCAGAGAATTGCTAAAGGGCAGTACTGAGAACAGCCTGATGGGGAGACCAAAGATGGGAGCCAAGAAGCGTGCAGAAGATGTCACCTTCACAGATTTAGAGCTGAGAGATGACCTCCTTCCAGagtag